A genomic segment from Cygnus atratus isolate AKBS03 ecotype Queensland, Australia chromosome 9, CAtr_DNAZoo_HiC_assembly, whole genome shotgun sequence encodes:
- the POLR2D gene encoding DNA-directed RNA polymerase II subunit RPB4, translating into MAAGGGDPRTADVEEDASQLVFPKEFETAETLLNSEVHMLLEHRKQQNESAEDEQELSEVFMKTLNYTARFSRFKNRETIASVRSLLLQKKLHKFELACLANLCPETAEEAKALIPSLEGRFEDEELQQILDDIQTKRSFQY; encoded by the exons atggcggcgggcggcggcgaCCCGCGCACGGCCGACGTGGAGGAGGACGCCTCGCAGCTCGTCTTCCCCAAGG AATTTGAAACTGCGGAAACTCTTCTAAATTCAGAAGTGCACATGCTTCTTGAGCATCGTAAGCAACAGAATGAGAGTGCAGAAGATGAGCAGGAGCTTTCTGAAGTCTTCATGAAAACTTTGAATTACACAGCGCGCTTCAGCCGCTTCAAAAACCGTGAAACCATTGCCAGTGTTCGTAG TTTGCTGCTCCAGAAAAAGCTCCATAAATTTGAATTGGCATGTTTGGCTAACTTGTGCCCTGAGACAGCTGAGGAAGCCAAAGCTTTGATTCCTAG CCTGGAGGGCCGATTTGAAGATGAGGAATTACAGCAGATTCTTGATGACATTCAGACTAAACGCAGCTTCCAGTACTAA
- the WDR33 gene encoding pre-mRNA 3' end processing protein WDR33 isoform X8, which translates to MATEIGSPPRFFHMPRFQHQAPRQLFYKRPDFAQQQAMQQLTFDGKRMRKAVNRKTIDYNPSVIKYLENRVWQRDQRDMRAIQPDAGYYNDLVPPIGMLNNPMNAVTTKFVRTSTNKVKCPVFVVRWTPEGRRLVTGASSGEFTLWNGLTFNFETILQAHDSPVRAMTWSHNDMWMLTADHGGYVKYWQSNMNNVKMFQAHKEAIREASFSPTDNKFATCSDDGTVRIWDFLRCHEERILRD; encoded by the exons ATGGCCACAGAAATTGGCTCCCCGCCCCGATTTTTCCATATGCCGAGGTTCCAGCACCAGGCGCCTCGGCAGTTGTTCTACAAAAGACCTGATTTTGCACAGCAGCAAGCAATGCAACAGCTTACTTTTGATGGAAAACGAATGCGAAAAGCTGTGAACCGAAAGACTATAGACTACAATCCctctgtaattaaatatttggag aatAGAGTATGGCAGAGAGACCAGCGAGATATGCGAGCAATCCAGCCTGATGCAGGATATTATAATGAC ttgGTCCCTCCCATAGGAATGCTGAACAACCCTATGAATGCTGTAACAACAAAATTTGTTCGGACATCTACTAATAAAGTAAAATGCCCAGTATTTGTTGTCAGG TGGACTCCTGAGGGGAGACGCTTGGTTACTGGTGCATCTAGTGGAGAGTTCACATTGTGGAATGGACTGACTTTCAATTTTGAAACAATATTACAG GCTCACGACAGCCCTGTAAGGGCTATGACTTGGTCACACAATGATATGTGGATGCTGACAGCAGACCATGGGGGATATGTGAAATACTGGCAGTCCAACATGAACAACGTCAAGATGTTCCAGGCACATAAGGAGGCGATTAGAGAGGCCAG TTTCTCACCCACGGATAATAAATTTGCTACATGCTCTGACGACGGCACTGTTAGAATCTGGGACTTTCTACGTTGCCATGAGGAGAGAATTCTTCGAG
- the WDR33 gene encoding pre-mRNA 3' end processing protein WDR33 isoform X1 — MATEIGSPPRFFHMPRFQHQAPRQLFYKRPDFAQQQAMQQLTFDGKRMRKAVNRKTIDYNPSVIKYLENRVWQRDQRDMRAIQPDAGYYNDLVPPIGMLNNPMNAVTTKFVRTSTNKVKCPVFVVRWTPEGRRLVTGASSGEFTLWNGLTFNFETILQAHDSPVRAMTWSHNDMWMLTADHGGYVKYWQSNMNNVKMFQAHKEAIREASFSPTDNKFATCSDDGTVRIWDFLRCHEERILRGLYLTTHLNCVEEMGIACTHSCQGYNKLKFSYILKMFGIKWKE; from the exons ATGGCCACAGAAATTGGCTCCCCGCCCCGATTTTTCCATATGCCGAGGTTCCAGCACCAGGCGCCTCGGCAGTTGTTCTACAAAAGACCTGATTTTGCACAGCAGCAAGCAATGCAACAGCTTACTTTTGATGGAAAACGAATGCGAAAAGCTGTGAACCGAAAGACTATAGACTACAATCCctctgtaattaaatatttggag aatAGAGTATGGCAGAGAGACCAGCGAGATATGCGAGCAATCCAGCCTGATGCAGGATATTATAATGAC ttgGTCCCTCCCATAGGAATGCTGAACAACCCTATGAATGCTGTAACAACAAAATTTGTTCGGACATCTACTAATAAAGTAAAATGCCCAGTATTTGTTGTCAGG TGGACTCCTGAGGGGAGACGCTTGGTTACTGGTGCATCTAGTGGAGAGTTCACATTGTGGAATGGACTGACTTTCAATTTTGAAACAATATTACAG GCTCACGACAGCCCTGTAAGGGCTATGACTTGGTCACACAATGATATGTGGATGCTGACAGCAGACCATGGGGGATATGTGAAATACTGGCAGTCCAACATGAACAACGTCAAGATGTTCCAGGCACATAAGGAGGCGATTAGAGAGGCCAG TTTCTCACCCACGGATAATAAATTTGCTACATGCTCTGACGACGGCACTGTTAGAATCTGGGACTTTCTACGTTGCCATGAGGAGAGAATTCTTCGAG GTTTGTACTTAACTACTCATCTAAATTGTGTGGAGGAAATGGGGATTGCCTGCACACACAGTTGTCAAGGTTACAATAAACTCAAATTCTCATACATTCTTAAAATGTTCGGCATAAAGTGGAAGGAGTAA
- the AMMECR1L gene encoding AMMECR1-like protein yields the protein MGKRRCVPPLEPKLAAGCCGVKKPKLSGGGTHSHGNQATTVPGSSSGPLQNHQHTDANNGRENVSDLTLGPGNSPITRMNPTSGALSPLTRPNGTANSTKNLVVTAEMCCYCFDVLYCHLYGFPQPRLPRFTNDPYPLFVTWKTGRDKRLRGCIGTFSAMNLHSGLREYTLTSALKDSRFPPLTREELPKLFCSVSLLTNFEDASDYLDWEVGIHGIRIEFINEKGVKRTATYLPEVAKEQDWDQIQTIDSLLRKGGFKAPITNDFRKTIKLTRYRSEKVTISYAEYMASRQHCFQNGTLHAPPLYNHYS from the exons ATGGGAAAAAGACGCTGTGTTCCTCCACTTGAGCCCAAGCTGGCAGCTGGCTGTTGTGGGGTAAAGAAGCCCAAATTGTCTGGGGGCGGAACGCACAGTCATGGGAATCAGGCCACGACGGTACCGGGCTCCAGTTCAGGTCCTCTTCAGAACCACCAGCATACAGACGCGAACAATGGAAGGGAGAACGTATCTGACTTGACTTTGGGCCCGGGAAATTCCCCAATTACTCGAATGAATCCCACTTCAGGAGCTCTGAGCCCACTTACTCGGCCCAATGGAACTGCCAACAGCACCAAGAACCTGGTGGTGACAGCGGAGATGTGCTGCTACTGCTTTGATGTACTCTACTGTCATCTCTACGGTTTCCCTCAGCCACGACTTCCTCGATTTACCAATGACCCCTA tcCACTCTTTGTGACGTGGAAGACGGGGCGAGACAAGCGGCTTCGTGGCTGCATCGGGACCTTTTCAGCCATGAATCTTCACTCAGGACTCAGGGAATACACATTAACCAG TGCACTTAAGGACAGCCGATTTCCACCCCTGACCCGCGAGGAGCTGCCCAAACTCTTCTGCTCTGTCTCCCTCCTCACTAACTTTGAGGATGCCAGTGACTACCTGGACTGGGAG GTTGGGATCCATGGGATCAGAATAGAGTTCATCAATGAGAAAGGTGTCAAACGCACAGCCACATATTTACCTGAGGTTGCTAAGGAACAAG aCTGGGATCAGATCCAGACCATAGACTCCTTACTCAGGAAAGGTGGCTTTAAGGCTCCCATTACCAATGATTTTAGGAAAACGATTAAGCTCACCAG GTACCGCAGTGAGAAGGTGACAATCAGTTACGCGGAATACATGGCCTCCCGTCAGCATTGTTTCCAGAACGGCACTCTTCATGCCCCCCCCCTCTACAATCATTACTCCTGA
- the WDR33 gene encoding pre-mRNA 3' end processing protein WDR33 isoform X3 encodes MATEIGSPPRFFHMPRFQHQAPRQLFYKRPDFAQQQAMQQLTFDGKRMRKAVNRKTIDYNPSVIKYLENRVWQRDQRDMRAIQPDAGYYNDLVPPIGMLNNPMNAVTTKFVRTSTNKVKCPVFVVRWTPEGRRLVTGASSGEFTLWNGLTFNFETILQAHDSPVRAMTWSHNDMWMLTADHGGYVKYWQSNMNNVKMFQAHKEAIREASFSPTDNKFATCSDDGTVRIWDFLRCHEERILRGQQYIYLSPGLNLCDRFSFRAHIFMLRIPCFSWECLSF; translated from the exons ATGGCCACAGAAATTGGCTCCCCGCCCCGATTTTTCCATATGCCGAGGTTCCAGCACCAGGCGCCTCGGCAGTTGTTCTACAAAAGACCTGATTTTGCACAGCAGCAAGCAATGCAACAGCTTACTTTTGATGGAAAACGAATGCGAAAAGCTGTGAACCGAAAGACTATAGACTACAATCCctctgtaattaaatatttggag aatAGAGTATGGCAGAGAGACCAGCGAGATATGCGAGCAATCCAGCCTGATGCAGGATATTATAATGAC ttgGTCCCTCCCATAGGAATGCTGAACAACCCTATGAATGCTGTAACAACAAAATTTGTTCGGACATCTACTAATAAAGTAAAATGCCCAGTATTTGTTGTCAGG TGGACTCCTGAGGGGAGACGCTTGGTTACTGGTGCATCTAGTGGAGAGTTCACATTGTGGAATGGACTGACTTTCAATTTTGAAACAATATTACAG GCTCACGACAGCCCTGTAAGGGCTATGACTTGGTCACACAATGATATGTGGATGCTGACAGCAGACCATGGGGGATATGTGAAATACTGGCAGTCCAACATGAACAACGTCAAGATGTTCCAGGCACATAAGGAGGCGATTAGAGAGGCCAG TTTCTCACCCACGGATAATAAATTTGCTACATGCTCTGACGACGGCACTGTTAGAATCTGGGACTTTCTACGTTGCCATGAGGAGAGAATTCTTCGAG GTCAGCAATACATTTACCTTTCTCCAGGCTTGAATCTTTGTGACCGCTTTTCCTTCAGAGCACACATTTTCATGTTGAGGATTCCCTGCTTTTCATGGGAGTGCCTTTCATTCTGA
- the WDR33 gene encoding pre-mRNA 3' end processing protein WDR33 isoform X7, translating into MATEIGSPPRFFHMPRFQHQAPRQLFYKRPDFAQQQAMQQLTFDGKRMRKAVNRKTIDYNPSVIKYLENRVWQRDQRDMRAIQPDAGYYNDLVPPIGMLNNPMNAVTTKFVRTSTNKVKCPVFVVRWTPEGRRLVTGASSGEFTLWNGLTFNFETILQAHDSPVRAMTWSHNDMWMLTADHGGYVKYWQSNMNNVKMFQAHKEAIREASFSPTDNKFATCSDDGTVRIWDFLRCHEERILRGITRIQRN; encoded by the exons ATGGCCACAGAAATTGGCTCCCCGCCCCGATTTTTCCATATGCCGAGGTTCCAGCACCAGGCGCCTCGGCAGTTGTTCTACAAAAGACCTGATTTTGCACAGCAGCAAGCAATGCAACAGCTTACTTTTGATGGAAAACGAATGCGAAAAGCTGTGAACCGAAAGACTATAGACTACAATCCctctgtaattaaatatttggag aatAGAGTATGGCAGAGAGACCAGCGAGATATGCGAGCAATCCAGCCTGATGCAGGATATTATAATGAC ttgGTCCCTCCCATAGGAATGCTGAACAACCCTATGAATGCTGTAACAACAAAATTTGTTCGGACATCTACTAATAAAGTAAAATGCCCAGTATTTGTTGTCAGG TGGACTCCTGAGGGGAGACGCTTGGTTACTGGTGCATCTAGTGGAGAGTTCACATTGTGGAATGGACTGACTTTCAATTTTGAAACAATATTACAG GCTCACGACAGCCCTGTAAGGGCTATGACTTGGTCACACAATGATATGTGGATGCTGACAGCAGACCATGGGGGATATGTGAAATACTGGCAGTCCAACATGAACAACGTCAAGATGTTCCAGGCACATAAGGAGGCGATTAGAGAGGCCAG TTTCTCACCCACGGATAATAAATTTGCTACATGCTCTGACGACGGCACTGTTAGAATCTGGGACTTTCTACGTTGCCATGAGGAGAGAATTCTTCGAG
- the WDR33 gene encoding pre-mRNA 3' end processing protein WDR33 isoform X5 — protein MATEIGSPPRFFHMPRFQHQAPRQLFYKRPDFAQQQAMQQLTFDGKRMRKAVNRKTIDYNPSVIKYLENRVWQRDQRDMRAIQPDAGYYNDLVPPIGMLNNPMNAVTTKFVRTSTNKVKCPVFVVRWTPEGRRLVTGASSGEFTLWNGLTFNFETILQAHDSPVRAMTWSHNDMWMLTADHGGYVKYWQSNMNNVKMFQAHKEAIREASFSPTDNKFATCSDDGTVRIWDFLRCHEERILRATILFFLHQGILQVILQYSLPS, from the exons ATGGCCACAGAAATTGGCTCCCCGCCCCGATTTTTCCATATGCCGAGGTTCCAGCACCAGGCGCCTCGGCAGTTGTTCTACAAAAGACCTGATTTTGCACAGCAGCAAGCAATGCAACAGCTTACTTTTGATGGAAAACGAATGCGAAAAGCTGTGAACCGAAAGACTATAGACTACAATCCctctgtaattaaatatttggag aatAGAGTATGGCAGAGAGACCAGCGAGATATGCGAGCAATCCAGCCTGATGCAGGATATTATAATGAC ttgGTCCCTCCCATAGGAATGCTGAACAACCCTATGAATGCTGTAACAACAAAATTTGTTCGGACATCTACTAATAAAGTAAAATGCCCAGTATTTGTTGTCAGG TGGACTCCTGAGGGGAGACGCTTGGTTACTGGTGCATCTAGTGGAGAGTTCACATTGTGGAATGGACTGACTTTCAATTTTGAAACAATATTACAG GCTCACGACAGCCCTGTAAGGGCTATGACTTGGTCACACAATGATATGTGGATGCTGACAGCAGACCATGGGGGATATGTGAAATACTGGCAGTCCAACATGAACAACGTCAAGATGTTCCAGGCACATAAGGAGGCGATTAGAGAGGCCAG TTTCTCACCCACGGATAATAAATTTGCTACATGCTCTGACGACGGCACTGTTAGAATCTGGGACTTTCTACGTTGCCATGAGGAGAGAATTCTTCGAG
- the WDR33 gene encoding pre-mRNA 3' end processing protein WDR33 isoform X6, which translates to MATEIGSPPRFFHMPRFQHQAPRQLFYKRPDFAQQQAMQQLTFDGKRMRKAVNRKTIDYNPSVIKYLENRVWQRDQRDMRAIQPDAGYYNDLVPPIGMLNNPMNAVTTKFVRTSTNKVKCPVFVVRWTPEGRRLVTGASSGEFTLWNGLTFNFETILQAHDSPVRAMTWSHNDMWMLTADHGGYVKYWQSNMNNVKMFQAHKEAIREASFSPTDNKFATCSDDGTVRIWDFLRCHEERILRVSIFIMMISVPSKSRWKYW; encoded by the exons ATGGCCACAGAAATTGGCTCCCCGCCCCGATTTTTCCATATGCCGAGGTTCCAGCACCAGGCGCCTCGGCAGTTGTTCTACAAAAGACCTGATTTTGCACAGCAGCAAGCAATGCAACAGCTTACTTTTGATGGAAAACGAATGCGAAAAGCTGTGAACCGAAAGACTATAGACTACAATCCctctgtaattaaatatttggag aatAGAGTATGGCAGAGAGACCAGCGAGATATGCGAGCAATCCAGCCTGATGCAGGATATTATAATGAC ttgGTCCCTCCCATAGGAATGCTGAACAACCCTATGAATGCTGTAACAACAAAATTTGTTCGGACATCTACTAATAAAGTAAAATGCCCAGTATTTGTTGTCAGG TGGACTCCTGAGGGGAGACGCTTGGTTACTGGTGCATCTAGTGGAGAGTTCACATTGTGGAATGGACTGACTTTCAATTTTGAAACAATATTACAG GCTCACGACAGCCCTGTAAGGGCTATGACTTGGTCACACAATGATATGTGGATGCTGACAGCAGACCATGGGGGATATGTGAAATACTGGCAGTCCAACATGAACAACGTCAAGATGTTCCAGGCACATAAGGAGGCGATTAGAGAGGCCAG TTTCTCACCCACGGATAATAAATTTGCTACATGCTCTGACGACGGCACTGTTAGAATCTGGGACTTTCTACGTTGCCATGAGGAGAGAATTCTTCGAG